Proteins found in one Anopheles aquasalis chromosome 3, idAnoAquaMG_Q_19, whole genome shotgun sequence genomic segment:
- the LOC126579290 gene encoding titin-like, with protein sequence MKAFIVFTMALALASANGGSDSKKEKRGTWDLGSHQESYESYGFDSQQSHGYYGNDYSEKEIKQIITKKVPVPYPVEVEKHVPVEVKVPYPVEVEKKVPVVVEKKVPVYIEKKVPVHVDRPYPVEVKVPVKVPVYKKEYVEVPKPYAVHVEKPYPVYVKQPVYIEKQVPVTVHIKEHHKKPFWG encoded by the exons ATGAAG GCGTTCATTGTTTTCACCATGGCTCTGGCTCTAGCCAGTGCGAATGGAGGCAGCGATTCCAAGAAGGAGAAGCGCGGCACCTGGGATCTAGGATCTCATCAGGAGTCGTACGAGAGCTATGGTTTCGATAGCCAACAATCTCATGGATATTACGGAAACGACTACTCCGAGAAGGAGATCAAGCAGATCATCACCAAGAAGGTCCCTGTCCCGTACCCGGTTGAGGTGGAGAAGCACGTTCCGGTGGAAGTGAAGGTCCCGTACCCAGTCGAGGTCGAAAAGAAGGTCCCAGTTGTCGTTGAGAAGAAGGTTCCAGTGTACATCGAAAAGAAGGTCCCAGTCCATGTTGATCGTCCGTACCCAGTTGAGGTGAAGGTCCCAGTAAAGGTCCCGGTCTACAAGAAGGAATACGTTGAGGTCCCGAAACCGTACGCAGTTCATGTCGAGAAGCCCTACCCAGTGTACGTGAAGCAGCCAGTGTACATCGAGAAGCAGGTCCCAGTGACGGTTCACATCAAGGAACACCACAAGAAGCCGTTCTGGGGTTAA
- the LOC126579293 gene encoding titin-like, with protein MKAFIVFTMALALASANGGSDSKKEKRGTWDLGSHQESYESYGFDSQQSHGYYGNDYSEKEVKQIITKKVPVPYPVEVEKHVPVEVKVPYPVEVEKKVPVVVEKKVPVYIEKKVPVHVDRPYPVEVKVPVKVPVYKKEYVEVPKPYAVHVEKPYPVYVKQPVYIEKQVPVTVHIKEHQKKSFWG; from the exons ATGAAG GCGTTCATTGTTTTCACCATGGCTCTGGCTCTAGCCAGTGCGAATGGAGGCAGTGATTCCAAGAAGGAGAAGCGCGGCACCTGGGATCTAGGATCTCATCAGGAGTCGTACGAGAGCTATGGTTTCGATAGCCAACAATCTCATGGATATTACGGAAACGACTACTCCGAGAAGGAAGTCAAGCAGATCATCACCAAGAAGGTCCCTGTCCCGTACCCGGTTGAGGTGGAGAAGCACGTTCCGGTGGAAGTGAAGGTCCCGTACCCAGTCGAGGTCGAAAAGAAGGTCCCAGTCGTCGTTGAGAAGAAGGTTCCAGTGTACATCGAAAAGAAGGTCCCAGTCCATGTTGATCGTCCGTACCCAGTTGAGGTGAAGGTCCCAGTAAAGGTCCCGGTCTACAAGAAGGAATACGTTGAGGTCCCGAAGCCATACGCAGTTCATGTCGAGAAGCCCTACCCAGTGTACGTGAAGCAGCCAGTGTACATCGAGAAGCAGGTCCCAGTGACGGTGCACATCAAGGAACACCAGAAGAAGTCGTTCTGGGGTTAA
- the LOC126579296 gene encoding titin-like: MKAFIVFSMALAIVCATENNENKKDKRGILELDSGYDSYGGYDLHKPLNYGYTKKEIITKKVPVPYPVEVEKHVPVHVKVPYPVEVEKKVPVVVEKKVPVYIEKKVPVHVDRPYPVEVKVPVKVPVYKKEYVEVPKPYAVHVEKPYPVYVKQPVYIEKQVPVTVHIKEHHKKHYWAFIVFTMALALASANGGSDSKKEKRGTWDLGSHQESYDGSYDSHQSHDYYGNDYSEKEVKQIITKKVPVPYPVEVEKHVPVEVKVPYPVEVEKKVPVVVEKKVPVYIEKKVPVHVDRPYPVEVKVPVKVPVYKKEYVEVPKPYAVHVEKPYPVYVKQPVYIEKQVPVTVHIKEHQKKSFWG; this comes from the exons ATGAAG GCGTTCATTGTATTCTCTATGGCGTTGGCCATCGTTTGCGCTACCGAAAATAACGAAAATAAGAAGGATAAGCGAGGAATCTTAGAACTGGATTCGGGCTACGACTCGTACGGAGGCTATGATCTGCACAAGCCGCTGAACTATGGATACACTAAGAAGGAAATCATCACCAAGAAGGTCCCCGTCCCGTACCCGGTTGAGGTGGAGAAGCACGTCCCGGTGCACGTTAAGGTCCCCTACCCAGTTGAGGTCGAGAAGAAG GTCCCAGTCGTCGTTGAGAAGAAGGTTCCAGTGTACATCGAGAAGAAGGTTCCGGTGCATGTCGATCGTCCGTACCCAGTAGAAGTGAAAGTCCCCGTAAAGGTCCCGGTCTACAAGAAGGAATACGTTGAGGTCCCGAAGCCATACGCAGTTCATGTCGAGAAGCCCTACCCAGTGTACGTGAAGCAGCCAGTGTACATCGAGAAGCAGGTCCCAGTTACGGTTCACATCAAGGAACACCACAAGAAACATTACTGG GCGTTCATCGTATTCACcatggctctggctctggccagTGCGAATGGAGGCAGCGATTCTAAGAAGGAGAAGCGCGGCACCTGGGATCTAGGATCTCATCAGGAGTCGTACGATGGCTCATACGATAGCCACCAATCTCATGATTACTACGGAAACGACTACTCCGAGAAGGAAGTCAAGCAGATCATCACCAAGAAGGTCCCTGTCCCGTACCCGGTTGAGGTGGAGAAGCACGTTCCGGTGGAAGTGAAGGTCCCGTACCCAGTCGAGGTCGAAAAGAAGGTCCCAGTCGTCGTTGAGAAGAAGGTTCCAGTGTACATCGAAAAGAAGGTCCCAGTCCATGTTGATCGTCCGTACCCAGTTGAGGTGAAGGTCCCAGTAAAGGTCCCGGTCTACAAGAAGGAATACGTTGAGGTCCCGAAGCCATACGCAGTTCATGTCGAGAAGCCCTACCCAGTGTACGTGAAGCAGCCAGTGTACATCGAGAAGCAGGTCCCAGTGACGGTGCACATCAAGGAACACCAGAAGAAGTCGTTCTGGGGTTAA
- the LOC126577999 gene encoding vanin-like protein 2, producing the protein MPSVSTNCTRNHHHDQQELVGSQSRSSTGLGRWYGQSRSQTIDRSVTRTIGNHSSDEASSIPSPVNNTSSANMRPLGIDTMVATQHDSRPAILIVLLVLCGFVRADEILNYDDDYLDVTIREEIPYQRSTVDSDSYVVAVVEFHPEQMTIPIEQRTRIHLNEYSELIRSATARPADIIVFPELTLNSLSDPVFVPEPSQHVVPCDDDHGNILVALSCLAREVQKYLVINLSEQFFVQHRAETVRYNTDVVFDRNGMVIARYRKYNLFKEPGTSITDAPELVTFDTDFGVRFGVFTCFDILFAAPTLQLVQQGLRDFVFPAFWTSEPPFLASTQIFESWAYAIDANLIVSGTNYALSGATGTGVFNGRNGALLTHFTGTPTRQLHTVTVPKKHTSRHHYPSDAVPPVLNNERSEPHRIPGAELERVVMGRDFLEQFTTMQLNPEWSEDTIEQIMCHGFFCCDFSISTKINEPYPLTHYYRMAVFDGDRTFQGFADAHVSICGVIACRNESIASCGRLLLDASPYMEFTDITITGRFVANGTLAMPNTLDMAMYSLDADQYQFSGDVNYTDNYQTVTMKLNGPVNHLQTFGIYAFNHKNFEFFNPIQLPAESPPPEKGDDDDDDDGAASLVDPPTGIIILLGALLVTAFRHPVIVG; encoded by the exons ATGCCCAGCGTATCGACAAACTGCACAagaaaccatcatcacgacCAGCAGGAACTCGTAGGGAGCCAGTCTCGTTCCAGCACCGGTCTCGGTCGGTGGTACGGTCAGTCGCGATCGCAAACGATTGATCGATCCGTAACCCGCACCATCGGTAATCATTCTTCCGATGAAGCAAGCAGCATACCGTCGCCGGTGAACAACACTTCTTCAGCAAACATGCGACCGTTGGGCATCGACACAATGGTGGCAACGCAACACGATTCTCGTCCAGCGATACTGATCGTTCTGCTGGTTCTATGTGGATTCGTTCGAGCTGACGAGATTCTG AACTATGACGATGATTACTTGGATGTCACTATCAGAGAGGAGATTCCGTATCAACGATCGACGGTCGATAGCGACAGCTACGTTGTGGCGGTCGTTGAGTTCCATCCCGAGCAGATGACCATACCGATCGAACAGCGCACCAGAATCCACCTGAACGAGTACAGCGAGTTGATTCGATCTGCAACGGCGCGG CCGGCTGATATTATTGTGTTCCCGGAGCTAACACTTAACTCGCTGTCCGATCCAGTGTTTGTGCCGGAACCCAGCCAACACGTTGTACCATGTGACGATGATCACGGTAACATACTGGTGGCCCTGTCCTGCCTCGCTCGTGAAGTTCAAAAGTACCTGGTGATCAACCTGTCGGAGCAGTTCTTCGTGCAGCATCGGGCCGAAACGGTGCGCTACAACACGGACGTGGTGTTCGATCGGAACGGTATGGTGATCGCACGCTACCGGAAGTATAATCTGTTCAAGGAGCCAGGCACAAGCATCACCGACGCTCCGGAGCTGGTCACGTTCGATACTGATTTCGGAGTTCGGTTTGGTGTGTTTACCTGTTTCGACATACTGTTCGCTGCCCCGACACTGCAGCTCGTCCAGCAGGGATTGCGTGACTTTGTGTTTCCTGCCTTCTGGACCTCGGAACCACCGTTCCTAGCGTCGACGCAAATATTTGAAAGCTGGGCGTACGCGATCGATGCCAATCTGATCGTTTCCGGTACAAACTATGCGCTGTCCGGTGCTACCGGAACCGGGGTTTTCAACGGGCGCAACGGTGCGCTGCTAACACACTTTACCGGTACGCCAACAAGGCAGCTGCACACGGTGACGGTACCGAAGAAACATACGAGCCGACACCACTATCCCAGCGATGCTGTTCCGCCGGTGCTAAACAATGAACGATCGGAACCGCATCGTATTCCCGGTGCCGAGCTGGAACGAGTCGTTATGGGACGCGATTTCCTCGAGCAGTTTACCACGATGCAGCTGAACCCAGAGTGGTCAGAAGATACGATCGAGCAGATCATGTGCCATGGTTTTTTCTGTTGCGatttcagcatcagcaccaagATCAACGAGCCGTACCCACTGACGCACTACTATCGCATGGCCGTTTTCGATGGTGATCGCACGTTCCAGGGATTCGCCGATGCGCACGTCTCGATTTGCGGTGTGATCGCTTGTCGCAATGAATCGATTGCCAGCTGTGGTCGTCTCCTGCTAGATGCTTCACCGTACATGGAGTTCACCGATATTACGATCACGGGTCGATTCGTTGCCAATGGCACCCTTGCAATGCCCAACACCCTAGACATGGCGATGTACTCACTCGACGCCGATCAGTATCAGTTTTCCGGTGATGTTAA ttaCACAGATAACTATCAAACGGTTACGATGAAACTCAACGGTCCtgtaaatcatttgcaaacgTTCGGTATCTACGCGTTCAATCATAAGAACTTTGAGTTTTTTAATCCGATTCAACTACCTGCGGAAAGTCCTCCACCGGAgaagggggatgatgatgatgatgatgatggagcagctAGCCTAGTAGATCCTCCCACGGGGATCATCATTCTGCTTGGAGCGCTTTTAGTCACTGCTTTTCGGCACCCCGTGATTGTTGGCTGA
- the LOC126579298 gene encoding zinc finger protein 512B-like, giving the protein MKVFIVFAAVLAIVLCDDAEVNKKDKRGIVELNNGYEDYYYGNDYQHAQVTNHVTVTKKVAVPYPVAVEKQVPVAVKVPVPVHVEKQVPVVVEKKVPIYIEKKVPVHVDRPYPVPVKVPVKVPVYHKQVVEVAKPYPVTVEKPVPVYVKQPHYVQKTVETPVYVHESSAYGSPVSYEHKSLWG; this is encoded by the exons atgAAG GTTTTCATCGTCTTCGCGGCCGTGCTGGCAATCGTCCTGTGCGATGACGCTGAAGTGAATAAGAAGGACAAGCGAGGAATCGTGGAGCTGAACAATGGTTACGAGGATTACTACTACGGCAATGACTACCAGCATGCCCAGGTTACGAACCACGTCACCGTGACGAAGAAGGTGGCCGTGCCTTATCCGGTGGCCGTCGAGAAGCAGGTCCCGGTCGCAGTTAAAgtcccagtgccagtgcacgTGGAGAAGcaggttccggtggtggtcgagaagAAGGTTCCGATTTACATCGAAAAGAAGGTGCCAGTGCACGTCGACCGTCCGTACCCAGTTCCGGTGAAGGTACCAGTGAAGGTGCCCGTCTACCACAAGCAGGTCGTTGAAGTGGCCAAGCCCTACCCAGTGACCGTCGAGAAGCCAGTCCCAGTGTACGTGAAGCAGCCACACTACGTCCAGAAAACGGTTGAGACTCCGGTCTACGTGCACGAATCGTCCGCTTACGGCAGCCCGGTTTCCTACGAGCACAAGTCTCTGTGGGGCTAA
- the LOC126578000 gene encoding uncharacterized protein LOC126578000, whose product MDQTFSRTYWCNYVQTRLSSMEHHLEKQHPSNSNDALKNMEYVRFSVVEKRFTASMSSNGNSIVASNAIIGMGKVIKNDPMKVNTSEDGYDSSCSSDTMSMIASDDEVTIISMKASKSPPLQHPDLENDQVPVCLESIHERREHSNDSSSIYPTTPCVATVATIPIFPTMPNVPSSKNKFIKESIRQVEVNEKEPVWRAKKKCGKQQRTTATVQNRSGGIQHAYSRPISVVISDRAMNYESNIYGTSNETVIPSINVQVNSDINGNKFAYKEVNGIPKPWIQNSSPKMTIYYHSMLKTESLVAFYKCMGHACDFTTQNDKKMEQHLLYHDFYKGFKSEVMQWLECCYCAFFGSGPKELVEHLQSVHGNCGYQCNRCFYRSREASALAVHQSLFHSDSEEPSNRIFQCIRRVKNYNPSDQGFIIDNMLETVPMLVCMVCPSRKYYGILSFKDHIESHSFDFMECNLCSKICGKMELMNHMQNIHGIYLFQCVYCQFGTINNRWIEHHVSVHHPEKIFCYHVRNANQTLEPYVRPRKVIPPHKFVVFSSA is encoded by the exons ATGGATCAAACATTTAGCAGAACATACTG GTGTAACTATGTTCAAACTCGTTTGTCTTCTATGGAACATCATCTTGAGAAGCAACATCCGTCCAATAGCAACGATGCTTTAAAGAATATGGAGTATGTTCGATTTAGCGTAGTAGAGAAGCGTTTCACTGCAAGCATGAGCAGCAATGGTAACTCAATTGTTGCAAGTAATGCCATAATCGGTATGGGAAAGGTTATTAAAAACGACCCTATGAAGGTTAACACAAGTGAAGATGGCTATGACTCTTCCTGTAGCTCAGACACAATGTCAATGATTGCTTCAGATGATGAGGTTACCATAATTTCAATGAAGGCAAGTAAAAGTCCTCCTTTGCAGCACCCCGACTTGGAAAATGATCAAGTACCTGTTTGTTTGGAATCAATACACGAGAGGCGGGAACATTCGAATGATTCTTCGTCGATCTATCCAACTACTCCATGCGTGGCAACCGTGGCAACCATACCGATTTTTCCAACCATGCCAAACGTGCCAAGCAGCAAGAACAAATTTATAAAGGAGTCGATCAGGCAGGTAGAAGTCAATGAAAAAGAACCAGTATGGCgagctaaaaaaaaatgtggaaaacagCAGCGAACCACAGCCACCGTTCAGAACCGAAGCGGTGGAATACAACATGCTTATAGTCGACCAATATCTGTTGTGATTTCGGACCGAGCGATGAATTATGAGAGCAACATCTATGGTACGTCGAATGAAACTGTAATTCCTTCAATAAATGTGCAAGTCAATTCTGATATCAATGGCAATAAATTTGCCTATAAAGAAGTAAATGGTATACCGAAACCGTGGATTCAAAACAGCAGTCCGAAAATGACCATTTATTATCACTCAATGCTTAAAACGGAATCCCTTGTTGCGTTCTACAAATGCATGGGTCATGCATGTGATTTTACGACACAAAACGATAAAAAGATGGAGCAACATTTGCTTTATCACGATTTCTATAAAGGCTTTAAAAGTGAGGTCATGCAATGGCTAGAGTGTTGCTATTGTGCTTTTTTTGGCAGCGGCCCCAAAGAGCTTGTAGAGCATTTGCAGTCAGTTCACGGAAACTGTGGTTACCAATGTAACCGATGCTTCTATCGTAGTCGAGAGGCATCTGCATTAGCGGTGCATCAATCGTTGTTTCACTCCGATTCAGAAGAACCGAGCAACCGTATATTTCAGTGCATTAGAAGAGTGAAGAACTACAACCCATCTGATCAGGGGTTCATCATTGATAATATGTTAGAAACTGTTCCCATGTTAGTGTGCATGG TATGTCCATCCAGAAAATACTACGGTATTTTATCATTCAAAGACCACATTGAGAGTCACTCGTTCGATTTTATGGAGTGTAACTTGTGTAGTAAGATTTGCGGTAAAATGGAACTGATGAACCACATGCAGAATATCCATGGTATCTATTTATTCCAATGCGTTTATTGCCAGTTTGGGACTATTAACAATCGCTGGATAGAGCACCATGTCAGTGTGCACCACCCggagaaaatattttgttaTCATGTACGAAATGCA AACCAAACATTGGAACCATATGTTAGGCCTAGAAAGGTGATACCACCTCACAAATTTGTGGTGTTTTCTTCTGCTTAG
- the LOC126579284 gene encoding mantle protein-like: MKAFIVISMALALASAASVNDSKKEKRGLWDLGSHQESYESYGFDSQQSHGYYGNDYSEKEVKQIITKKVPVPYPVEVEKHVPVEVKVPYPVEVEKKVPVVVEKKVPVYIEKKVPVHVDRPYPVEVKVPVEVPVYKKEYVEVPKPYAVHVEKPYPVYVKHPVYIEKPVPVTVLIKKEHKKSLWG, encoded by the exons ATGAAG GCGTTCATCGTAATCAGcatggctctggctctggccagTGCGGCGTCAGTCAACGATTCCAAGAAGGAGAAGCGCGGCCTCTGGGATCTGGGATCTCATCAGGAGTCGTACGAGAGCTATGGTTTCGATAGCCAACAATCTCATGGATATTACGGAAACGACTACTCCGAGAAGGAAGTCAAGCAGATCATCACCAAGAAGGTCCCTGTCCCGTACCCGGTTGAGGTGGAGAAGCACGTTCCGGTGGAAGTGAAGGTCCCGTACCCAGTCGAggttgagaagaaggtccccgtcgtcgttgagAAGAAGGTTCCAGTGTACATCGAGAAGAAGGTCCCAGTCCATGTTGATCGTCCGTACCCAGTTGAAGTGAAGGTCCCAGTTGAAGTGCCAGTCTACAAGAAGGAATATGTTGAGGTCCCGAAACCGTACGCAGTTCATGTCGAGAAGCCCTACCCAGTGTACGTGAAGCATCCAGTGTACATCGAGAAGCCAGTTCCGGTCACCGTGCTCATCAAGAAGGAGCACAAAAAGTCCCTCTGGGGCTAA